Proteins co-encoded in one Inquilinus sp. Marseille-Q2685 genomic window:
- a CDS encoding thiazole synthase — MQDPFIIAGVALRSRLFIGTAGYPNRQVMLDSIEASGAEVVTASIRRISLEGYAESLVDLVGDRWRLLPNTAGCMTKRDAILTAQLAREALGTNWLKLELIGDRETQYPDVAQLVEAAEELVRDGFVVLPYCNDDLVTCMRLADAGCAAVMPLGSPIGSGLGISNPHAIEMICSRIQVPVVLDAGIGTASDAALAMELGCSAVLLSTAVAKARDPVRMARAMAAGVEGGRLASLAGRIPKRRLADPSSPQLGLIGT, encoded by the coding sequence ATGCAGGACCCCTTCATCATCGCCGGCGTGGCGCTGCGCTCGCGCCTGTTCATCGGCACCGCCGGCTATCCGAACCGCCAGGTGATGCTCGATTCGATCGAGGCCTCGGGGGCCGAGGTCGTCACCGCCTCGATCCGCCGGATCAGCCTGGAAGGCTATGCCGAGAGCCTGGTCGACCTGGTCGGCGACCGCTGGCGCCTCTTGCCCAACACCGCCGGCTGCATGACCAAGCGGGATGCGATCCTGACGGCGCAGCTGGCGCGCGAGGCGCTGGGCACCAATTGGCTGAAGCTGGAACTGATCGGCGACCGCGAGACCCAGTACCCGGACGTCGCCCAGCTGGTCGAGGCGGCGGAGGAGCTGGTGCGCGACGGCTTCGTGGTGCTGCCCTACTGCAACGACGACCTCGTCACCTGCATGCGCCTGGCCGATGCCGGCTGCGCCGCGGTGATGCCGCTCGGCTCGCCGATCGGCTCCGGCCTCGGCATCTCCAACCCGCATGCGATCGAGATGATCTGCAGCCGGATCCAGGTGCCGGTGGTGCTGGATGCCGGCATCGGCACCGCCTCGGACGCGGCGCTGGCGATGGAGCTCGGCTGCTCCGCCGTGCTGCTGTCGACCGCCGTGGCGAAGGCGCGCGACCCGGTGCGCATGGCCCGGGCCATGGCCGCGGGGGTCGAAGGCGGGCGGCTGGCCTCTCTGGCCGGCCGGATCCCGAAGCGCCGCCTGGCCGACCCCTCCAGCCCGCAGCTCGGCCTGATCGGGACGTGA
- the thiS gene encoding sulfur carrier protein ThiS, producing MSVPGTVNVNGEAEAVAGLSVLDLLLAKGIDPAARGTAVALNDAVLPRARWPEHRLAAGDRVEIVRPFQGG from the coding sequence ATGAGCGTGCCAGGGACCGTCAATGTGAACGGAGAGGCGGAGGCCGTGGCCGGGCTCAGCGTGCTCGACCTGCTGCTGGCCAAGGGCATCGACCCGGCGGCGCGCGGCACCGCCGTGGCACTCAACGACGCCGTGCTGCCGCGCGCCCGCTGGCCGGAGCATCGCCTGGCGGCCGGCGACCGGGTCGAGATCGTCCGCCCGTTCCAGGGCGGCTGA
- the thiO gene encoding glycine oxidase ThiO — protein MTGIPIPSLLQADSVGPTPLRGARPRVAVIGAGVNGLAIGWRLARAGCPVDVYDRGPVGREASWAAAGMLAAGLEAEPGEEALFGLCRRAQELWPGFAREVEAASARPVGYRDEGTLAVALTRDDAAELRFSADYQAKLGVELNWLTGAELLRREPMLRPGLAAAVHSPADHQVDNRWLVPALAEALRRAGGGLHDHAAVESVILDHGRAGGVVVAGEVLSADAVVLAAGAWSGGIPGIPREALPPVRPVKGQMLALQMDPAAPLLRHVLWAGKAYLVPRLDGRLIVGATVEERGFDTTVTAGGMLSLLDAAWRALPGIEELPLIESWAGLRPGSRDDAPVLGPSAIEGLVFATGHHRNGILLLPATVEAVAGTILDGRLPEAAEPFRIDRFTRIAEAAQ, from the coding sequence ATGACCGGCATTCCGATTCCGTCCCTTTTGCAGGCCGACTCCGTCGGCCCGACGCCTTTGCGCGGCGCAAGACCGCGCGTCGCCGTCATCGGCGCCGGGGTCAACGGCCTGGCCATCGGCTGGCGCCTGGCCCGCGCCGGCTGCCCCGTCGACGTCTATGACCGCGGGCCGGTCGGACGCGAGGCCAGCTGGGCCGCCGCCGGCATGCTCGCCGCCGGGCTCGAGGCCGAGCCGGGGGAGGAGGCGCTGTTCGGCTTGTGCCGCCGCGCCCAGGAGCTCTGGCCCGGCTTCGCCCGGGAGGTCGAGGCCGCGTCGGCCCGGCCCGTGGGCTATCGCGACGAGGGCACGCTGGCCGTGGCCCTGACCCGCGACGACGCGGCGGAGCTGCGCTTCTCCGCCGATTACCAGGCGAAGCTCGGGGTCGAGCTGAACTGGCTGACCGGCGCCGAGCTGCTGCGGCGCGAGCCGATGCTGCGGCCCGGCCTCGCCGCCGCGGTGCACAGCCCGGCCGACCATCAGGTCGACAACCGGTGGCTGGTCCCGGCCCTGGCCGAGGCGCTGCGCCGCGCCGGCGGCGGGCTGCACGACCATGCGGCGGTCGAGTCCGTCATCCTGGACCACGGCCGCGCCGGCGGCGTGGTGGTGGCCGGCGAGGTGCTTTCGGCCGATGCCGTGGTGCTGGCCGCCGGCGCCTGGTCGGGCGGCATCCCGGGGATCCCGCGTGAGGCGCTGCCGCCGGTGCGGCCGGTGAAGGGCCAGATGCTGGCGCTGCAGATGGACCCGGCGGCGCCGCTGCTGCGCCATGTGCTGTGGGCCGGCAAGGCCTATCTGGTGCCGCGGCTGGACGGCCGGCTGATCGTCGGCGCCACGGTGGAGGAGCGCGGCTTCGACACCACCGTCACCGCCGGCGGCATGCTGTCGCTGCTCGACGCCGCCTGGCGGGCCCTGCCGGGGATCGAGGAGCTGCCGCTGATCGAGAGCTGGGCCGGGCTGCGCCCCGGCAGCCGCGACGACGCGCCGGTGCTCGGCCCCTCGGCGATCGAGGGGCTGGTCTTCGCCACCGGCCATCACCGCAACGGCATCCTGTTGCTGCCGGCGACGGTCGAGGCGGTGGCCGGCACCATCCTCGACGGCCGCCTGCCGGAGGCGGCGGAGCCGTTCCGGATCGACCGCTTCACCCGGATCGCGGAGGCGGCGCAATGA
- the ftsY gene encoding signal recognition particle-docking protein FtsY yields the protein MTDNGAGAPKKGWFTRLKEGLSRSSAKLTEGITSIFTKRKLDDATLEELEELLIQADLGPATAAKLTAELARTRFGKEVSGDEVRRALADHVAQILRPVARPLTLSPGRKPQVVLVVGVNGTGKTTTIGKLAKQWREEGRSVMIAAGDTFRAAAVHQLQVWGERSGCPVVTANPGADAAGLAFDALTRARAEGRDVLLIDTAGRLQNKDNLMAELAKIVRVLKKIDPEAPHDVLLVLDATTGQNAHSQVEVFRDMVSVTGLILTKLDGSARGGVLVALAERFGLPVHAIGVGESIDDLRPFDADQFGRSLMGVEA from the coding sequence ATGACCGATAACGGCGCAGGGGCGCCAAAAAAAGGGTGGTTCACCCGACTGAAGGAGGGGCTCTCGCGCTCCTCCGCCAAGCTGACCGAAGGCATCACCAGCATCTTCACCAAGCGCAAGCTGGACGATGCGACGCTGGAGGAGCTGGAGGAGCTGCTGATCCAGGCCGATCTGGGCCCGGCCACCGCCGCCAAGCTGACCGCCGAGCTGGCCCGGACCCGCTTCGGCAAGGAGGTGTCGGGCGACGAGGTCCGGCGCGCCTTGGCCGACCATGTGGCGCAGATCCTGCGCCCGGTGGCCAGGCCCCTGACCCTTTCGCCCGGCCGGAAGCCGCAGGTGGTACTGGTGGTCGGGGTGAACGGCACCGGCAAGACCACGACCATCGGCAAGCTGGCCAAGCAGTGGCGGGAGGAAGGCCGCTCCGTGATGATCGCGGCCGGCGACACCTTCCGCGCCGCCGCGGTGCATCAGCTGCAGGTCTGGGGCGAGCGCTCCGGCTGCCCGGTGGTCACGGCCAATCCCGGCGCCGACGCCGCCGGCCTGGCCTTCGACGCGCTGACCCGGGCCCGGGCCGAGGGCCGCGACGTGCTGCTGATCGACACCGCCGGCCGGCTGCAGAACAAGGACAATCTGATGGCCGAGCTGGCCAAGATCGTCCGCGTGCTGAAGAAGATCGACCCCGAGGCGCCGCACGACGTGCTGCTGGTGCTGGACGCCACCACCGGCCAGAACGCGCACAGCCAGGTCGAGGTGTTCCGCGACATGGTCTCGGTCACCGGCCTGATCCTGACCAAGCTGGACGGCAGCGCCCGCGGCGGCGTTCTGGTGGCGCTGGCCGAGCGCTTCGGCCTGCCGGTGCACGCGATCGGCGTCGGCGAGAGCATCGACGACCTGCGACCCTTCGACGCCGACCAGTTCGGCCGGTCGCTGATGGGAGTCGAGGCATGA
- a CDS encoding AMP nucleosidase, with protein sequence MSKTAQTFAPEQFRDAAEAVARLHAIYDANTGLLRDAFRAYSRGEEPARRVRACYPYLTVRVEDFSRADTRLSYGFVDRPGTFSTTITRPSLFHRYLTEQIGQLIHNHHVPVEVGVSDTPIPIHFAFPDGMHVEGDLTRERMLHMRAVFDLPDLAMMDDSIVNGTAVIPPDEPHPLALFTAPRADYSLFRLKHYTATGCEHFQNFVLFTNYQFYIDEFIRIAYELMQGDGGGYDAFIEPGDRVTMPGGRARGTPAARLPQMPAYHLTRPDHSGITMVNIGVGPSNAKTITDHIAVLRPHAWIMLGHCAGLRNTQKLGDYVLAHGYVREDHVLDADLPVWVPVPALAEIQVALERAVGEITGLSGYGLKSVMRTGTVATIDNRNWELRDYREPVQRFSQSRAIALDMESATIAANGFRFRVPYGTLLCVSDKPLHGELKLPGMADAFYKQQVGQHLQIGIRAMERLRELGLEQLHSRKLRSFAEVAFQ encoded by the coding sequence ATGAGCAAGACCGCCCAGACCTTCGCCCCCGAGCAGTTCCGCGACGCGGCCGAGGCGGTGGCCCGGCTGCACGCGATCTACGACGCCAACACCGGCCTGCTGCGTGACGCCTTCCGCGCCTATTCCCGCGGCGAGGAGCCGGCGAGGCGGGTGCGCGCCTGCTATCCCTACCTCACGGTCCGGGTGGAGGATTTCAGCCGGGCCGACACGCGCCTGTCCTACGGCTTCGTCGACCGGCCGGGCACCTTCTCCACCACCATCACCCGGCCGTCGCTGTTCCACCGCTACCTGACCGAGCAGATCGGCCAGCTGATCCACAATCACCACGTCCCGGTCGAGGTCGGGGTCAGCGACACGCCGATCCCGATCCATTTCGCCTTCCCCGACGGCATGCATGTCGAGGGCGACCTGACCCGCGAGCGCATGCTGCACATGCGGGCGGTGTTCGACCTGCCGGACCTGGCGATGATGGACGACAGCATCGTCAACGGCACTGCCGTGATCCCGCCGGACGAGCCGCACCCGCTGGCCCTGTTCACGGCGCCGCGGGCGGATTATTCGCTGTTCCGGCTGAAGCACTACACCGCCACCGGCTGCGAGCACTTCCAGAACTTCGTCCTGTTCACGAACTACCAATTCTACATCGACGAGTTCATCCGCATCGCTTATGAGCTGATGCAGGGTGACGGTGGCGGCTACGACGCCTTCATCGAGCCGGGCGACCGCGTCACCATGCCCGGCGGGCGGGCCCGCGGCACCCCGGCGGCGCGGCTGCCGCAGATGCCGGCCTACCACCTGACCCGGCCGGACCATTCCGGCATCACCATGGTCAACATCGGCGTCGGCCCGTCCAACGCCAAGACCATCACCGACCACATCGCGGTGCTGCGGCCGCATGCCTGGATCATGCTGGGCCATTGCGCCGGCCTCAGGAACACCCAGAAGCTGGGCGACTACGTCCTGGCCCACGGCTATGTCCGCGAGGATCATGTGCTGGACGCCGACCTGCCGGTCTGGGTGCCGGTGCCGGCCCTGGCCGAGATCCAGGTGGCGCTGGAGCGCGCGGTCGGCGAGATCACCGGCCTTTCCGGCTACGGACTGAAGAGCGTGATGCGCACCGGCACGGTCGCCACCATCGACAACCGCAACTGGGAGCTGCGCGACTATCGCGAGCCGGTGCAGCGCTTCAGCCAGAGCCGCGCCATCGCGCTGGACATGGAGAGCGCGACCATCGCCGCCAACGGCTTCCGCTTCCGGGTGCCCTACGGCACGCTGCTCTGCGTCTCCGACAAGCCGCTGCACGGCGAGCTGAAGCTGCCCGGCATGGCCGACGCCTTCTACAAGCAGCAGGTCGGTCAGCACCTGCAGATCGGCATCCGCGCCATGGAGCGGCTGCGCGAGCTGGGCCTGGAGCAGCTGCACAGCCGCAAGCTGCGCAGCTTCGCCGAAGTGGCGTTCCAGTAG
- a CDS encoding NUDIX hydrolase, with product MDRPKIGVGAVVWRDDRLLLIQRGKAPQAGQWSIPGGSQELGETLFEAALRETREEAGVEAEAIGIVTAVDSIHRDAEGGVEWHYTIIDVEAEWRSGEPVAGDDAAQARWATLEEADNLIEWPELRRVLHLSARQRAQRRRGPGPVRLKPRPDLMRLMRTPLGRLVARPWFDGMSLALLRGWFLPASRSLAAAIVSDGDLRRFCAELAIPPDALGKRPVWLGRTLRDVARLAEQHRQAEAEWQRLLFSTTAPLADAVAAEEARLDAASALTTSRLRFALFGNNRKIPACRWAIPTEDEVEARHGARLADPENAYRLPERMPAVAETRRLPSELGTDHWLTFPTPDPAAESPCWARVFTPSDAVDPPTVIHLHGVCMEPDHLRGPLSEIESLVRRGLRVVLVEAPWHGRRKRPGTYAGEPMVASTPLGALDHLSAAVREVGILTRWARQTSRGTVGWSGISFGALTAQLAAAHCGGWPAACRPDALLLFTTSEGIEEIALGGSFARAFGLDRALTAAGWTETALSRWRPLTDPVERPQMDTGNVFMVLGSKDDVTPFAGGQAIARRWGVPEAQVHIRPQGHFSVPAGLMVDGAPIADFAERLLSL from the coding sequence ATGGATCGGCCGAAGATCGGGGTCGGCGCCGTGGTCTGGCGCGACGACAGGCTGCTGCTGATCCAGCGCGGCAAGGCGCCCCAGGCCGGGCAGTGGAGCATCCCCGGCGGCAGCCAGGAGCTGGGCGAGACCCTGTTCGAGGCGGCGCTGCGCGAGACCCGCGAGGAGGCCGGGGTCGAGGCCGAGGCCATCGGCATCGTCACCGCGGTCGATTCGATCCACCGCGACGCCGAGGGCGGGGTCGAGTGGCACTACACCATCATCGACGTCGAGGCCGAGTGGCGGTCGGGCGAGCCGGTGGCCGGCGACGACGCCGCCCAGGCGCGCTGGGCGACGCTGGAGGAGGCCGACAACCTGATCGAATGGCCGGAGCTGCGGCGGGTGCTGCACCTGTCGGCCCGGCAGCGGGCGCAGCGCCGGCGCGGCCCCGGGCCGGTGCGGCTGAAGCCGCGGCCGGACCTGATGCGGCTGATGCGCACGCCCCTGGGCCGGCTGGTGGCGCGGCCCTGGTTCGACGGCATGTCGCTGGCCCTGCTGCGCGGCTGGTTCCTGCCGGCCTCGCGCAGCCTGGCCGCGGCCATCGTTTCCGACGGCGACCTGCGCCGCTTCTGCGCCGAGCTGGCGATCCCGCCCGACGCGCTGGGCAAGCGGCCGGTCTGGCTGGGTCGGACCCTGCGCGACGTCGCCCGCCTGGCCGAGCAGCACCGCCAGGCCGAGGCGGAGTGGCAGCGCCTGCTGTTCTCCACCACCGCGCCCCTGGCCGATGCGGTGGCGGCGGAGGAGGCGCGCCTCGATGCCGCCTCGGCCCTGACCACCAGCCGGCTGCGCTTCGCGCTGTTCGGCAACAACCGCAAGATCCCGGCCTGCCGCTGGGCGATCCCGACCGAGGACGAGGTCGAGGCCCGGCACGGCGCCCGGCTGGCCGATCCGGAGAACGCCTACCGGCTGCCCGAGCGGATGCCGGCCGTCGCCGAGACCCGGCGGCTGCCGAGCGAGCTGGGCACCGACCACTGGCTGACCTTCCCGACGCCCGACCCGGCGGCGGAGAGCCCGTGCTGGGCCCGGGTGTTCACCCCGAGCGACGCGGTCGACCCGCCGACGGTGATCCACCTGCACGGCGTCTGCATGGAGCCGGACCATCTGCGCGGGCCGCTGAGCGAGATCGAATCCCTGGTCCGCCGCGGCCTCCGCGTGGTGCTGGTGGAGGCGCCCTGGCACGGGAGGCGCAAGCGGCCGGGCACCTATGCCGGCGAGCCGATGGTGGCGTCGACGCCGCTCGGCGCGCTGGACCACCTGTCGGCGGCGGTGCGCGAGGTCGGCATCCTGACCCGCTGGGCCCGGCAGACCAGCCGCGGCACGGTGGGCTGGAGCGGCATCAGCTTCGGCGCCCTGACGGCGCAGCTGGCCGCCGCCCATTGCGGCGGCTGGCCGGCCGCCTGCCGGCCGGACGCGCTGCTGCTGTTCACCACGTCCGAGGGAATCGAGGAGATCGCGCTCGGCGGCTCCTTCGCCCGCGCCTTCGGTCTGGACCGCGCCCTGACCGCGGCCGGCTGGACCGAGACGGCGCTGAGCCGCTGGCGCCCGCTGACCGATCCGGTCGAGCGGCCGCAGATGGACACCGGCAACGTCTTCATGGTGCTGGGCAGCAAGGACGACGTCACCCCCTTCGCCGGCGGCCAGGCGATCGCCCGGCGCTGGGGCGTGCCCGAGGCCCAGGTCCACATCCGGCCGCAGGGCCATTTCTCGGTGCCGGCCGGGCTGATGGTCGACGGCGCGCCGATCGCCGATTTCGCCGAGAGGCTGCTGTCGCTATGA
- a CDS encoding SDR family oxidoreductase, producing MSLLIVTGGGRGIGAAIARRAARDGWAVCVNYRADAAAAEAVVAEIAGAGGRAVALPADVSREDEIRALFDRAEAAFGPVQGLVNNAGITGRNGVLADLEAETLRRVVDVNLVGPILCAREAVRRFRAAGTKGAIVSLSSIAAQTGSPGEYVHYAATKGAIESFTIGLGRELAAEGIRVNAVSPGMIRTEIHAPGRLERVTARIPAGRPGEPEEIAEAVAWLLSDAARYATATVLKVAGGV from the coding sequence ATGAGCCTCCTGATCGTCACCGGCGGCGGCCGCGGCATCGGCGCCGCCATCGCCCGCCGGGCGGCGCGGGACGGCTGGGCGGTCTGCGTCAACTATCGCGCCGACGCCGCCGCGGCCGAGGCGGTGGTCGCGGAGATCGCCGGCGCCGGCGGCCGGGCGGTCGCCCTGCCCGCCGACGTATCGCGCGAGGACGAGATCCGGGCGCTGTTCGACCGGGCCGAGGCCGCCTTCGGGCCGGTGCAGGGGCTGGTCAACAACGCCGGCATCACCGGCCGCAACGGCGTTCTGGCGGATCTGGAGGCCGAGACGTTGCGCCGGGTGGTCGACGTCAACCTGGTCGGCCCGATCCTGTGCGCGCGGGAGGCGGTGCGCCGCTTTCGCGCCGCCGGGACGAAGGGCGCGATCGTCAGCCTGTCCTCGATCGCGGCGCAGACTGGCAGCCCGGGCGAATACGTCCACTATGCCGCGACCAAGGGCGCGATCGAGAGCTTCACCATCGGCCTGGGCCGCGAGCTGGCGGCCGAGGGCATCCGGGTCAACGCCGTGTCGCCGGGCATGATCCGCACCGAGATCCATGCGCCGGGACGGCTGGAGCGGGTGACGGCGCGGATCCCCGCCGGCCGGCCGGGCGAGCCGGAGGAGATCGCCGAGGCGGTGGCCTGGCTGCTGTCGGACGCCGCGCGCTATGCCACCGCCACGGTGCTGAAGGTAGCGGGCGGCGTCTGA